The proteins below are encoded in one region of Malaclemys terrapin pileata isolate rMalTer1 chromosome 8, rMalTer1.hap1, whole genome shotgun sequence:
- the MYOT gene encoding myotilin isoform X1 translates to MSVSNLPSRSSVYQPSMFNYERPKHFIQSQNTCQGKLQPPGPKTSAFSSSQTKQSSILIQPHNSSEQKFSSSSSLSSPIFLSSSSHSSHKESAFPITPASASSPAASSSGQRLSSMHNQSPAAFLCSVLPSQSDYNSQVPSTVESNSYSKPMYTKQASTKPTYKTSDREIQGTKEALIQDLERKLRGKDNLLHNGNQRLTYEERMARRLLGPENAASVLVTQNEENLQNSQQQNSENTRLQVPTPQIRSRPSSRGEWKEHGSIQEKFFQPRFVQVPEDKMTVEEGRFCRIDFKVSGLPAPDLVWYLNGRLVHPDDFHKMIVSEKGFYSLIFEVVRGSDAGTYECVASNRAGEASFTVQLDVTAKEQQKAPSFIFKPQSKRVYEGDSARLECQISAIPTPRIYWKRNNEMLQYNTDRISLFYDNPGKICLLIHNVNKKDAGWYTVSAVNEAGVATCHCRLDVATHTYKPIPTPKQLKVRPTFSKYLAFNSKGRDVKPAFSPEGEFERLAAQSGLYESDEL, encoded by the exons ATGAGTGTCAGTAATCTCCCATCCAGGTCCTCTGTGTACCAACCAAGCATGTTTAACTACGAGCGTCCAAAACATTTTATCCAGTCTCAGAATACGTGTCAAGGGAAACTGCAGCCTCCGGGACCCAAGACATCTGCATTTTCAAGCAGTCAGACCAAACAATCATCAATTCTAATCCAGCCTCATAACTCTAGCGAGCAGAAGTTTTCTTCATCTTCATCGCTGAGCTCCCCAATCTTTCTCTCCTCGTCTTCCCATAGCTCCCATAAGGAATCTGCATTTCCCATCACACCTGCATCTGCATCGTCTCCTGCTGCCTCCTCATCTGGGCAAAGGCTTTCATCCATGCATAACCAGTCCCCTGCAGCATTCCTCTGCTCAGTGTTGCCCTCGCAGTCTGATTATAATAGCCAAGTTCCTTCTACTGTGGAATCTAA TAGTTACTCAAAGCCAATGTATACCAAACAAGCTAGCACCAAGCCAACATACAAGACCTCAGATCGAGAGATACAAGGAACAAAAGAAGCCCTCATTCAAGACCTGGAAAGGAAACTGCGAGGCAAAGACAACCTTCTTCATAATGGCAACCAG CGGCTAACCTATGAAGAGAGAATGGCTCGCAGGCTGCTTGGACCAGAAAATGCTGCTTCTGTGCTTGTAACTCAAAATGAAGAAAATTTGCAGAACTCACAG cagcaGAATTCAGAAAACACAAGACTACAGGTTCCTACGCCACAAATCAG GAGCAGACCATCCTCAAGAGGAGAGTGGAAGGAGCATGGCTCAATCCAGGAGAAGTTTTTTCAACCACGGTTTGTCCAAGTGCCTGAAGACAAAATGACTGTTGAAGAGGGACGATTTTGCAGGATTGACTTCAAA GTCAGTGGGCTACCAGCTCCAGATCTGGTATGGTATTTAAATGGAAGGTTGGTCCACCCAGATGACTTTCATAAAATGATAGTGTCTGAAAAGGGCTTTTACTCACTCATTTTTGAAGTGGTCAGAGGCTCTGATGCAGGAACATATGAATGTGTAGCCTCCAATCGTGCTGGAGAAGCCTCTTTTACAGTACAACTGGATGTAACTG CAAAGGAACAGCAGAAAGCTCCAAGTTTTATCTTCAAACCACAAAGCAAAAGAGTTTATGAAGGGGATTCAGCCAGACTGGAATGTCAGATTTCTGCTATCCCTACACCACGGATTTACTGGAAAAGAAACAATGAAATGCTACAATATAATACGGACCGAATAAG tttgttctaTGATAATCCTGGAAAGATTTGCCTCCTAATCCACAACGTAAATAAGAAAGATGCTGGTTGGTACACAGTATCTGCAGTCAACGAGGCAGGAGTGGCCACATGCCACTGCAGACTGGATGTTGCAA CTCACACATACAAGCCAATTCCAACCCCCAAGCAGTTGAAGGTTCGACCGACTTTTAGCAAATACTTGGCATTCAATAGTAAAGGACGGGATGTGAAACCAGCTTTCTCACCAGAAGGAGAGTTTGAACGGCTGGCTGCTCAGTCTGGACTGTATGAAAGTGATGAACTTTAA
- the MYOT gene encoding myotilin isoform X4, protein MSVSNLPSRSSVYQPSMFNYERPKHFIQSQNTCQGKLQPPGPKTSAFSSSQTKQSSILIQPHNSSEQKFSSSSSLSSPIFLSSSSHSSHKESAFPITPASASSPAASSSGQRLSSMHNQSPAAFLCSVLPSQSDYNSQVPSTVESNSYSKPMYTKQASTKPTYKTSDREIQGTKEALIQDLERKLRGKDNLLHNGNQQQNSENTRLQVPTPQIRSRPSSRGEWKEHGSIQEKFFQPRFVQVPEDKMTVEEGRFCRIDFKVSGLPAPDLVWYLNGRLVHPDDFHKMIVSEKGFYSLIFEVVRGSDAGTYECVASNRAGEASFTVQLDVTAKEQQKAPSFIFKPQSKRVYEGDSARLECQISAIPTPRIYWKRNNEMLQYNTDRISLFYDNPGKICLLIHNVNKKDAGWYTVSAVNEAGVATCHCRLDVATHTYKPIPTPKQLKVRPTFSKYLAFNSKGRDVKPAFSPEGEFERLAAQSGLYESDEL, encoded by the exons ATGAGTGTCAGTAATCTCCCATCCAGGTCCTCTGTGTACCAACCAAGCATGTTTAACTACGAGCGTCCAAAACATTTTATCCAGTCTCAGAATACGTGTCAAGGGAAACTGCAGCCTCCGGGACCCAAGACATCTGCATTTTCAAGCAGTCAGACCAAACAATCATCAATTCTAATCCAGCCTCATAACTCTAGCGAGCAGAAGTTTTCTTCATCTTCATCGCTGAGCTCCCCAATCTTTCTCTCCTCGTCTTCCCATAGCTCCCATAAGGAATCTGCATTTCCCATCACACCTGCATCTGCATCGTCTCCTGCTGCCTCCTCATCTGGGCAAAGGCTTTCATCCATGCATAACCAGTCCCCTGCAGCATTCCTCTGCTCAGTGTTGCCCTCGCAGTCTGATTATAATAGCCAAGTTCCTTCTACTGTGGAATCTAA TAGTTACTCAAAGCCAATGTATACCAAACAAGCTAGCACCAAGCCAACATACAAGACCTCAGATCGAGAGATACAAGGAACAAAAGAAGCCCTCATTCAAGACCTGGAAAGGAAACTGCGAGGCAAAGACAACCTTCTTCATAATGGCAACCAG cagcaGAATTCAGAAAACACAAGACTACAGGTTCCTACGCCACAAATCAG GAGCAGACCATCCTCAAGAGGAGAGTGGAAGGAGCATGGCTCAATCCAGGAGAAGTTTTTTCAACCACGGTTTGTCCAAGTGCCTGAAGACAAAATGACTGTTGAAGAGGGACGATTTTGCAGGATTGACTTCAAA GTCAGTGGGCTACCAGCTCCAGATCTGGTATGGTATTTAAATGGAAGGTTGGTCCACCCAGATGACTTTCATAAAATGATAGTGTCTGAAAAGGGCTTTTACTCACTCATTTTTGAAGTGGTCAGAGGCTCTGATGCAGGAACATATGAATGTGTAGCCTCCAATCGTGCTGGAGAAGCCTCTTTTACAGTACAACTGGATGTAACTG CAAAGGAACAGCAGAAAGCTCCAAGTTTTATCTTCAAACCACAAAGCAAAAGAGTTTATGAAGGGGATTCAGCCAGACTGGAATGTCAGATTTCTGCTATCCCTACACCACGGATTTACTGGAAAAGAAACAATGAAATGCTACAATATAATACGGACCGAATAAG tttgttctaTGATAATCCTGGAAAGATTTGCCTCCTAATCCACAACGTAAATAAGAAAGATGCTGGTTGGTACACAGTATCTGCAGTCAACGAGGCAGGAGTGGCCACATGCCACTGCAGACTGGATGTTGCAA CTCACACATACAAGCCAATTCCAACCCCCAAGCAGTTGAAGGTTCGACCGACTTTTAGCAAATACTTGGCATTCAATAGTAAAGGACGGGATGTGAAACCAGCTTTCTCACCAGAAGGAGAGTTTGAACGGCTGGCTGCTCAGTCTGGACTGTATGAAAGTGATGAACTTTAA
- the MYOT gene encoding myotilin isoform X6 — translation MHNQSPAAFLCSVLPSQSDYNSQVPSTVESNSYSKPMYTKQASTKPTYKTSDREIQGTKEALIQDLERKLRGKDNLLHNGNQRLTYEERMARRLLGPENAASVLVTQNEENLQNSQQQNSENTRLQVPTPQIRSRPSSRGEWKEHGSIQEKFFQPRFVQVPEDKMTVEEGRFCRIDFKVSGLPAPDLVWYLNGRLVHPDDFHKMIVSEKGFYSLIFEVVRGSDAGTYECVASNRAGEASFTVQLDVTAKEQQKAPSFIFKPQSKRVYEGDSARLECQISAIPTPRIYWKRNNEMLQYNTDRISLFYDNPGKICLLIHNVNKKDAGWYTVSAVNEAGVATCHCRLDVATHTYKPIPTPKQLKVRPTFSKYLAFNSKGRDVKPAFSPEGEFERLAAQSGLYESDEL, via the exons ATGCATAACCAGTCCCCTGCAGCATTCCTCTGCTCAGTGTTGCCCTCGCAGTCTGATTATAATAGCCAAGTTCCTTCTACTGTGGAATCTAA TAGTTACTCAAAGCCAATGTATACCAAACAAGCTAGCACCAAGCCAACATACAAGACCTCAGATCGAGAGATACAAGGAACAAAAGAAGCCCTCATTCAAGACCTGGAAAGGAAACTGCGAGGCAAAGACAACCTTCTTCATAATGGCAACCAG CGGCTAACCTATGAAGAGAGAATGGCTCGCAGGCTGCTTGGACCAGAAAATGCTGCTTCTGTGCTTGTAACTCAAAATGAAGAAAATTTGCAGAACTCACAG cagcaGAATTCAGAAAACACAAGACTACAGGTTCCTACGCCACAAATCAG GAGCAGACCATCCTCAAGAGGAGAGTGGAAGGAGCATGGCTCAATCCAGGAGAAGTTTTTTCAACCACGGTTTGTCCAAGTGCCTGAAGACAAAATGACTGTTGAAGAGGGACGATTTTGCAGGATTGACTTCAAA GTCAGTGGGCTACCAGCTCCAGATCTGGTATGGTATTTAAATGGAAGGTTGGTCCACCCAGATGACTTTCATAAAATGATAGTGTCTGAAAAGGGCTTTTACTCACTCATTTTTGAAGTGGTCAGAGGCTCTGATGCAGGAACATATGAATGTGTAGCCTCCAATCGTGCTGGAGAAGCCTCTTTTACAGTACAACTGGATGTAACTG CAAAGGAACAGCAGAAAGCTCCAAGTTTTATCTTCAAACCACAAAGCAAAAGAGTTTATGAAGGGGATTCAGCCAGACTGGAATGTCAGATTTCTGCTATCCCTACACCACGGATTTACTGGAAAAGAAACAATGAAATGCTACAATATAATACGGACCGAATAAG tttgttctaTGATAATCCTGGAAAGATTTGCCTCCTAATCCACAACGTAAATAAGAAAGATGCTGGTTGGTACACAGTATCTGCAGTCAACGAGGCAGGAGTGGCCACATGCCACTGCAGACTGGATGTTGCAA CTCACACATACAAGCCAATTCCAACCCCCAAGCAGTTGAAGGTTCGACCGACTTTTAGCAAATACTTGGCATTCAATAGTAAAGGACGGGATGTGAAACCAGCTTTCTCACCAGAAGGAGAGTTTGAACGGCTGGCTGCTCAGTCTGGACTGTATGAAAGTGATGAACTTTAA
- the MYOT gene encoding myotilin isoform X3 — MSVSNLPSRSSVYQPSMFNYERPKHFIQSQNTCQGKLQPPGPKTSAFSSSQTKQSSILIQPHNSSEQKFSSSSSLSSPIFLSSSSHSSHKESAFPITPASASSPAASSSGQRLSSMHNQSPAAFLCSVLPSQSDYNSQVPSTVESNYSKPMYTKQASTKPTYKTSDREIQGTKEALIQDLERKLRGKDNLLHNGNQRLTYEERMARRLLGPENAASVLVTQNEENLQNSQQQNSENTRLQVPTPQIRSRPSSRGEWKEHGSIQEKFFQPRFVQVPEDKMTVEEGRFCRIDFKVSGLPAPDLVWYLNGRLVHPDDFHKMIVSEKGFYSLIFEVVRGSDAGTYECVASNRAGEASFTVQLDVTAKEQQKAPSFIFKPQSKRVYEGDSARLECQISAIPTPRIYWKRNNEMLQYNTDRISLFYDNPGKICLLIHNVNKKDAGWYTVSAVNEAGVATCHCRLDVATHTYKPIPTPKQLKVRPTFSKYLAFNSKGRDVKPAFSPEGEFERLAAQSGLYESDEL; from the exons ATGAGTGTCAGTAATCTCCCATCCAGGTCCTCTGTGTACCAACCAAGCATGTTTAACTACGAGCGTCCAAAACATTTTATCCAGTCTCAGAATACGTGTCAAGGGAAACTGCAGCCTCCGGGACCCAAGACATCTGCATTTTCAAGCAGTCAGACCAAACAATCATCAATTCTAATCCAGCCTCATAACTCTAGCGAGCAGAAGTTTTCTTCATCTTCATCGCTGAGCTCCCCAATCTTTCTCTCCTCGTCTTCCCATAGCTCCCATAAGGAATCTGCATTTCCCATCACACCTGCATCTGCATCGTCTCCTGCTGCCTCCTCATCTGGGCAAAGGCTTTCATCCATGCATAACCAGTCCCCTGCAGCATTCCTCTGCTCAGTGTTGCCCTCGCAGTCTGATTATAATAGCCAAGTTCCTTCTACTGTGGAATCTAA TTACTCAAAGCCAATGTATACCAAACAAGCTAGCACCAAGCCAACATACAAGACCTCAGATCGAGAGATACAAGGAACAAAAGAAGCCCTCATTCAAGACCTGGAAAGGAAACTGCGAGGCAAAGACAACCTTCTTCATAATGGCAACCAG CGGCTAACCTATGAAGAGAGAATGGCTCGCAGGCTGCTTGGACCAGAAAATGCTGCTTCTGTGCTTGTAACTCAAAATGAAGAAAATTTGCAGAACTCACAG cagcaGAATTCAGAAAACACAAGACTACAGGTTCCTACGCCACAAATCAG GAGCAGACCATCCTCAAGAGGAGAGTGGAAGGAGCATGGCTCAATCCAGGAGAAGTTTTTTCAACCACGGTTTGTCCAAGTGCCTGAAGACAAAATGACTGTTGAAGAGGGACGATTTTGCAGGATTGACTTCAAA GTCAGTGGGCTACCAGCTCCAGATCTGGTATGGTATTTAAATGGAAGGTTGGTCCACCCAGATGACTTTCATAAAATGATAGTGTCTGAAAAGGGCTTTTACTCACTCATTTTTGAAGTGGTCAGAGGCTCTGATGCAGGAACATATGAATGTGTAGCCTCCAATCGTGCTGGAGAAGCCTCTTTTACAGTACAACTGGATGTAACTG CAAAGGAACAGCAGAAAGCTCCAAGTTTTATCTTCAAACCACAAAGCAAAAGAGTTTATGAAGGGGATTCAGCCAGACTGGAATGTCAGATTTCTGCTATCCCTACACCACGGATTTACTGGAAAAGAAACAATGAAATGCTACAATATAATACGGACCGAATAAG tttgttctaTGATAATCCTGGAAAGATTTGCCTCCTAATCCACAACGTAAATAAGAAAGATGCTGGTTGGTACACAGTATCTGCAGTCAACGAGGCAGGAGTGGCCACATGCCACTGCAGACTGGATGTTGCAA CTCACACATACAAGCCAATTCCAACCCCCAAGCAGTTGAAGGTTCGACCGACTTTTAGCAAATACTTGGCATTCAATAGTAAAGGACGGGATGTGAAACCAGCTTTCTCACCAGAAGGAGAGTTTGAACGGCTGGCTGCTCAGTCTGGACTGTATGAAAGTGATGAACTTTAA
- the MYOT gene encoding myotilin isoform X2 codes for MSVSNLPSRSSVYQPSMFNYERPKHFIQSQNTCQGKLQPPGPKTSAFSSSQTKQSSILIQPHNSSEQKFSSSSSLSSPIFLSSSSHSSHKESAFPITPASASSPAASSSGQRLSSMHNQSPAAFLCSVLPSQSDYNSQVPSTVESNSYSKPMYTKQASTKPTYKTSDREIQGTKEALIQDLERKLRGKDNLLHNGNQRLTYEERMARRLLGPENAASVLVTQNEENLQNSQQNSENTRLQVPTPQIRSRPSSRGEWKEHGSIQEKFFQPRFVQVPEDKMTVEEGRFCRIDFKVSGLPAPDLVWYLNGRLVHPDDFHKMIVSEKGFYSLIFEVVRGSDAGTYECVASNRAGEASFTVQLDVTAKEQQKAPSFIFKPQSKRVYEGDSARLECQISAIPTPRIYWKRNNEMLQYNTDRISLFYDNPGKICLLIHNVNKKDAGWYTVSAVNEAGVATCHCRLDVATHTYKPIPTPKQLKVRPTFSKYLAFNSKGRDVKPAFSPEGEFERLAAQSGLYESDEL; via the exons ATGAGTGTCAGTAATCTCCCATCCAGGTCCTCTGTGTACCAACCAAGCATGTTTAACTACGAGCGTCCAAAACATTTTATCCAGTCTCAGAATACGTGTCAAGGGAAACTGCAGCCTCCGGGACCCAAGACATCTGCATTTTCAAGCAGTCAGACCAAACAATCATCAATTCTAATCCAGCCTCATAACTCTAGCGAGCAGAAGTTTTCTTCATCTTCATCGCTGAGCTCCCCAATCTTTCTCTCCTCGTCTTCCCATAGCTCCCATAAGGAATCTGCATTTCCCATCACACCTGCATCTGCATCGTCTCCTGCTGCCTCCTCATCTGGGCAAAGGCTTTCATCCATGCATAACCAGTCCCCTGCAGCATTCCTCTGCTCAGTGTTGCCCTCGCAGTCTGATTATAATAGCCAAGTTCCTTCTACTGTGGAATCTAA TAGTTACTCAAAGCCAATGTATACCAAACAAGCTAGCACCAAGCCAACATACAAGACCTCAGATCGAGAGATACAAGGAACAAAAGAAGCCCTCATTCAAGACCTGGAAAGGAAACTGCGAGGCAAAGACAACCTTCTTCATAATGGCAACCAG CGGCTAACCTATGAAGAGAGAATGGCTCGCAGGCTGCTTGGACCAGAAAATGCTGCTTCTGTGCTTGTAACTCAAAATGAAGAAAATTTGCAGAACTCACAG caGAATTCAGAAAACACAAGACTACAGGTTCCTACGCCACAAATCAG GAGCAGACCATCCTCAAGAGGAGAGTGGAAGGAGCATGGCTCAATCCAGGAGAAGTTTTTTCAACCACGGTTTGTCCAAGTGCCTGAAGACAAAATGACTGTTGAAGAGGGACGATTTTGCAGGATTGACTTCAAA GTCAGTGGGCTACCAGCTCCAGATCTGGTATGGTATTTAAATGGAAGGTTGGTCCACCCAGATGACTTTCATAAAATGATAGTGTCTGAAAAGGGCTTTTACTCACTCATTTTTGAAGTGGTCAGAGGCTCTGATGCAGGAACATATGAATGTGTAGCCTCCAATCGTGCTGGAGAAGCCTCTTTTACAGTACAACTGGATGTAACTG CAAAGGAACAGCAGAAAGCTCCAAGTTTTATCTTCAAACCACAAAGCAAAAGAGTTTATGAAGGGGATTCAGCCAGACTGGAATGTCAGATTTCTGCTATCCCTACACCACGGATTTACTGGAAAAGAAACAATGAAATGCTACAATATAATACGGACCGAATAAG tttgttctaTGATAATCCTGGAAAGATTTGCCTCCTAATCCACAACGTAAATAAGAAAGATGCTGGTTGGTACACAGTATCTGCAGTCAACGAGGCAGGAGTGGCCACATGCCACTGCAGACTGGATGTTGCAA CTCACACATACAAGCCAATTCCAACCCCCAAGCAGTTGAAGGTTCGACCGACTTTTAGCAAATACTTGGCATTCAATAGTAAAGGACGGGATGTGAAACCAGCTTTCTCACCAGAAGGAGAGTTTGAACGGCTGGCTGCTCAGTCTGGACTGTATGAAAGTGATGAACTTTAA
- the MYOT gene encoding myotilin isoform X8 codes for MARRLLGPENAASVLVTQNEENLQNSQQQNSENTRLQVPTPQIRSRPSSRGEWKEHGSIQEKFFQPRFVQVPEDKMTVEEGRFCRIDFKVSGLPAPDLVWYLNGRLVHPDDFHKMIVSEKGFYSLIFEVVRGSDAGTYECVASNRAGEASFTVQLDVTAKEQQKAPSFIFKPQSKRVYEGDSARLECQISAIPTPRIYWKRNNEMLQYNTDRISLFYDNPGKICLLIHNVNKKDAGWYTVSAVNEAGVATCHCRLDVATHTYKPIPTPKQLKVRPTFSKYLAFNSKGRDVKPAFSPEGEFERLAAQSGLYESDEL; via the exons ATGGCTCGCAGGCTGCTTGGACCAGAAAATGCTGCTTCTGTGCTTGTAACTCAAAATGAAGAAAATTTGCAGAACTCACAG cagcaGAATTCAGAAAACACAAGACTACAGGTTCCTACGCCACAAATCAG GAGCAGACCATCCTCAAGAGGAGAGTGGAAGGAGCATGGCTCAATCCAGGAGAAGTTTTTTCAACCACGGTTTGTCCAAGTGCCTGAAGACAAAATGACTGTTGAAGAGGGACGATTTTGCAGGATTGACTTCAAA GTCAGTGGGCTACCAGCTCCAGATCTGGTATGGTATTTAAATGGAAGGTTGGTCCACCCAGATGACTTTCATAAAATGATAGTGTCTGAAAAGGGCTTTTACTCACTCATTTTTGAAGTGGTCAGAGGCTCTGATGCAGGAACATATGAATGTGTAGCCTCCAATCGTGCTGGAGAAGCCTCTTTTACAGTACAACTGGATGTAACTG CAAAGGAACAGCAGAAAGCTCCAAGTTTTATCTTCAAACCACAAAGCAAAAGAGTTTATGAAGGGGATTCAGCCAGACTGGAATGTCAGATTTCTGCTATCCCTACACCACGGATTTACTGGAAAAGAAACAATGAAATGCTACAATATAATACGGACCGAATAAG tttgttctaTGATAATCCTGGAAAGATTTGCCTCCTAATCCACAACGTAAATAAGAAAGATGCTGGTTGGTACACAGTATCTGCAGTCAACGAGGCAGGAGTGGCCACATGCCACTGCAGACTGGATGTTGCAA CTCACACATACAAGCCAATTCCAACCCCCAAGCAGTTGAAGGTTCGACCGACTTTTAGCAAATACTTGGCATTCAATAGTAAAGGACGGGATGTGAAACCAGCTTTCTCACCAGAAGGAGAGTTTGAACGGCTGGCTGCTCAGTCTGGACTGTATGAAAGTGATGAACTTTAA
- the MYOT gene encoding myotilin isoform X7: MYTKQASTKPTYKTSDREIQGTKEALIQDLERKLRGKDNLLHNGNQRLTYEERMARRLLGPENAASVLVTQNEENLQNSQQQNSENTRLQVPTPQIRSRPSSRGEWKEHGSIQEKFFQPRFVQVPEDKMTVEEGRFCRIDFKVSGLPAPDLVWYLNGRLVHPDDFHKMIVSEKGFYSLIFEVVRGSDAGTYECVASNRAGEASFTVQLDVTAKEQQKAPSFIFKPQSKRVYEGDSARLECQISAIPTPRIYWKRNNEMLQYNTDRISLFYDNPGKICLLIHNVNKKDAGWYTVSAVNEAGVATCHCRLDVATHTYKPIPTPKQLKVRPTFSKYLAFNSKGRDVKPAFSPEGEFERLAAQSGLYESDEL, encoded by the exons ATGTATACCAAACAAGCTAGCACCAAGCCAACATACAAGACCTCAGATCGAGAGATACAAGGAACAAAAGAAGCCCTCATTCAAGACCTGGAAAGGAAACTGCGAGGCAAAGACAACCTTCTTCATAATGGCAACCAG CGGCTAACCTATGAAGAGAGAATGGCTCGCAGGCTGCTTGGACCAGAAAATGCTGCTTCTGTGCTTGTAACTCAAAATGAAGAAAATTTGCAGAACTCACAG cagcaGAATTCAGAAAACACAAGACTACAGGTTCCTACGCCACAAATCAG GAGCAGACCATCCTCAAGAGGAGAGTGGAAGGAGCATGGCTCAATCCAGGAGAAGTTTTTTCAACCACGGTTTGTCCAAGTGCCTGAAGACAAAATGACTGTTGAAGAGGGACGATTTTGCAGGATTGACTTCAAA GTCAGTGGGCTACCAGCTCCAGATCTGGTATGGTATTTAAATGGAAGGTTGGTCCACCCAGATGACTTTCATAAAATGATAGTGTCTGAAAAGGGCTTTTACTCACTCATTTTTGAAGTGGTCAGAGGCTCTGATGCAGGAACATATGAATGTGTAGCCTCCAATCGTGCTGGAGAAGCCTCTTTTACAGTACAACTGGATGTAACTG CAAAGGAACAGCAGAAAGCTCCAAGTTTTATCTTCAAACCACAAAGCAAAAGAGTTTATGAAGGGGATTCAGCCAGACTGGAATGTCAGATTTCTGCTATCCCTACACCACGGATTTACTGGAAAAGAAACAATGAAATGCTACAATATAATACGGACCGAATAAG tttgttctaTGATAATCCTGGAAAGATTTGCCTCCTAATCCACAACGTAAATAAGAAAGATGCTGGTTGGTACACAGTATCTGCAGTCAACGAGGCAGGAGTGGCCACATGCCACTGCAGACTGGATGTTGCAA CTCACACATACAAGCCAATTCCAACCCCCAAGCAGTTGAAGGTTCGACCGACTTTTAGCAAATACTTGGCATTCAATAGTAAAGGACGGGATGTGAAACCAGCTTTCTCACCAGAAGGAGAGTTTGAACGGCTGGCTGCTCAGTCTGGACTGTATGAAAGTGATGAACTTTAA
- the MYOT gene encoding myotilin isoform X5: MSVSNLPSRSSVYQPSMFNYERPKHFIQSQNTCQGKLQPPGPKTSAFSSSQTKQSSILIQPHNSSEQKFSSSSSLSSPIFLSSSSHSSHKESAFPITPASASSPAASSSGQRLSSMHNQSPAAFLCSVLPSQSDYNSQVPSTVESNSYSKPMYTKQASTKPTYKTSDREIQGTKEALIQDLERKLRGKDNLLHNGNQQNSENTRLQVPTPQIRSRPSSRGEWKEHGSIQEKFFQPRFVQVPEDKMTVEEGRFCRIDFKVSGLPAPDLVWYLNGRLVHPDDFHKMIVSEKGFYSLIFEVVRGSDAGTYECVASNRAGEASFTVQLDVTAKEQQKAPSFIFKPQSKRVYEGDSARLECQISAIPTPRIYWKRNNEMLQYNTDRISLFYDNPGKICLLIHNVNKKDAGWYTVSAVNEAGVATCHCRLDVATHTYKPIPTPKQLKVRPTFSKYLAFNSKGRDVKPAFSPEGEFERLAAQSGLYESDEL, encoded by the exons ATGAGTGTCAGTAATCTCCCATCCAGGTCCTCTGTGTACCAACCAAGCATGTTTAACTACGAGCGTCCAAAACATTTTATCCAGTCTCAGAATACGTGTCAAGGGAAACTGCAGCCTCCGGGACCCAAGACATCTGCATTTTCAAGCAGTCAGACCAAACAATCATCAATTCTAATCCAGCCTCATAACTCTAGCGAGCAGAAGTTTTCTTCATCTTCATCGCTGAGCTCCCCAATCTTTCTCTCCTCGTCTTCCCATAGCTCCCATAAGGAATCTGCATTTCCCATCACACCTGCATCTGCATCGTCTCCTGCTGCCTCCTCATCTGGGCAAAGGCTTTCATCCATGCATAACCAGTCCCCTGCAGCATTCCTCTGCTCAGTGTTGCCCTCGCAGTCTGATTATAATAGCCAAGTTCCTTCTACTGTGGAATCTAA TAGTTACTCAAAGCCAATGTATACCAAACAAGCTAGCACCAAGCCAACATACAAGACCTCAGATCGAGAGATACAAGGAACAAAAGAAGCCCTCATTCAAGACCTGGAAAGGAAACTGCGAGGCAAAGACAACCTTCTTCATAATGGCAACCAG caGAATTCAGAAAACACAAGACTACAGGTTCCTACGCCACAAATCAG GAGCAGACCATCCTCAAGAGGAGAGTGGAAGGAGCATGGCTCAATCCAGGAGAAGTTTTTTCAACCACGGTTTGTCCAAGTGCCTGAAGACAAAATGACTGTTGAAGAGGGACGATTTTGCAGGATTGACTTCAAA GTCAGTGGGCTACCAGCTCCAGATCTGGTATGGTATTTAAATGGAAGGTTGGTCCACCCAGATGACTTTCATAAAATGATAGTGTCTGAAAAGGGCTTTTACTCACTCATTTTTGAAGTGGTCAGAGGCTCTGATGCAGGAACATATGAATGTGTAGCCTCCAATCGTGCTGGAGAAGCCTCTTTTACAGTACAACTGGATGTAACTG CAAAGGAACAGCAGAAAGCTCCAAGTTTTATCTTCAAACCACAAAGCAAAAGAGTTTATGAAGGGGATTCAGCCAGACTGGAATGTCAGATTTCTGCTATCCCTACACCACGGATTTACTGGAAAAGAAACAATGAAATGCTACAATATAATACGGACCGAATAAG tttgttctaTGATAATCCTGGAAAGATTTGCCTCCTAATCCACAACGTAAATAAGAAAGATGCTGGTTGGTACACAGTATCTGCAGTCAACGAGGCAGGAGTGGCCACATGCCACTGCAGACTGGATGTTGCAA CTCACACATACAAGCCAATTCCAACCCCCAAGCAGTTGAAGGTTCGACCGACTTTTAGCAAATACTTGGCATTCAATAGTAAAGGACGGGATGTGAAACCAGCTTTCTCACCAGAAGGAGAGTTTGAACGGCTGGCTGCTCAGTCTGGACTGTATGAAAGTGATGAACTTTAA